A single Sphingobacteriales bacterium DNA region contains:
- a CDS encoding energy transducer TonB: protein MENTNYKNASWDDIIFEGRNKAYGAYELRKISDRHKLRGIAIALLAFLFIVLSSQFKIFSFLTSSKKEKEVSLEMTNVELPPPPPPVEAPPPPPPPPPVRPTIKFVEMIAKEDEKVAEEQPLTKVEEIKETQVSTSTQEGDKNAKAIIEETGTGTGPAPEPEQPKEPEIFDRAEVMPSYPGGVPELMKFLQKNIRYPSLARENGLEGKVIVKFYVDTDGTVREPAILKDGVGGGCGDEAIRVVKSMPKWTPGSQRGKPVKVFYTLPVTFKLQ from the coding sequence ATGGAAAACACAAATTATAAAAATGCGTCGTGGGATGATATTATCTTCGAAGGGAGAAATAAGGCCTATGGTGCATATGAATTGAGGAAAATTTCAGATAGACATAAGCTGCGGGGCATTGCCATTGCACTGCTTGCATTTTTATTTATCGTTTTATCCTCTCAATTTAAAATATTCTCTTTTCTGACATCCAGTAAGAAAGAAAAAGAAGTATCGTTGGAAATGACCAATGTAGAACTACCGCCGCCGCCGCCGCCGGTAGAAGCACCGCCGCCGCCGCCACCGCCGCCGCCGGTTCGTCCTACCATCAAATTTGTAGAGATGATAGCGAAAGAGGATGAGAAAGTGGCTGAAGAACAACCCCTGACCAAGGTAGAGGAAATCAAGGAAACGCAGGTTTCTACCTCCACGCAGGAAGGTGATAAAAATGCGAAAGCCATCATTGAAGAAACCGGAACCGGAACGGGTCCTGCTCCGGAACCGGAACAACCGAAAGAGCCTGAAATTTTCGACCGCGCCGAAGTGATGCCTTCGTATCCCGGTGGAGTTCCGGAACTGATGAAATTCCTGCAAAAGAACATCCGATATCCTTCACTGGCCCGTGAAAACGGACTGGAAGGAAAGGTAATTGTGAAATTTTATGTGGATACTGACGGAACCGTTCGCGAACCGGCTATCTTAAAGGATGGTGTTGGAGGCGGATGCGGCGATGAAGCTATCCGTGTGGTTAAGTCAATGCCTAAATGGACTCCGGGGTCACAACGGGGAAAACCGGTAAAGGTATTTTATACATTGCCTGTTACCTTCAAATTACAATAA
- a CDS encoding biopolymer transporter ExbD, whose product MADLDTSQGGGHGKKGGGKRSKKLSTRVDLTPMVDLAFLLISFFMLTTSLSKPVAMDLAMPKKDKETKQDVKESKVLSIICDKDDKIWYYEGLKVAGLKTTDYSSGGLRQIILNKHKKVTSIHGLDSKKDVQTIVLVKLTDDANYKNMVDVLDEIDITKTKIYAIQDISDIEKEAIANGGNVKSFAAE is encoded by the coding sequence ATGGCAGATTTAGATACCTCGCAGGGGGGTGGGCATGGTAAGAAAGGCGGCGGTAAACGCTCCAAGAAATTGTCCACCCGTGTCGATTTAACCCCAATGGTTGACTTGGCATTTTTATTGATATCTTTTTTCATGCTTACAACCTCCTTATCCAAACCGGTTGCCATGGATCTGGCGATGCCTAAAAAGGATAAGGAAACCAAACAGGATGTGAAAGAATCGAAAGTATTGAGTATCATTTGTGACAAAGACGATAAGATCTGGTATTACGAAGGACTGAAGGTGGCGGGATTAAAAACGACCGATTACTCCTCCGGCGGACTGCGTCAGATTATCCTGAACAAACACAAAAAGGTTACATCCATACACGGACTGGATTCTAAAAAAGATGTACAAACTATCGTTTTAGTAAAATTAACAGATGACGCAAACTATAAAAATATGGTGGACGTTTTAGATGAAATAGACATTACGAAAACCAAAATTTATGCGATTCAGGATATTTCTGATATTGAAAAAGAAGCGATAGCTAATGGCGGAAATGTAAAATCATTTGCCGCAGAATAG